From the Meriones unguiculatus strain TT.TT164.6M chromosome 12, Bangor_MerUng_6.1, whole genome shotgun sequence genome, one window contains:
- the Patz1 gene encoding POZ-, AT hook-, and zinc finger-containing protein 1 isoform X4, which produces MERVNDPSCGPSGCYTYQVSRHSTEMLHNLNQQRKNGGRFCDVLLRVGDESFPAHRAVLAACSEYFESVFSAQLGDGGAADGGPADVGGAAAAPGGGAGGSRELEMHTISSKVFGDILDFAYTSRIVVRLESFPELMTAAKFLLMRSVIEICQEVIKQSNVQILVPPARADIMLFRPPGTSELGFPLDMTNGAALAANSNGIAGSMQPEEEAARATGAAIAGQASLPVLPGVDRLPMVAGPLSPQLLTSPFPNVASSAPPLTGKRGRGRPRKANLLDSMFGSPGGLREAGILPCGLCGKVFTDANRLRQHEAQHGVTSLQLGYIDLPPPRLGENGLPISEDPDGPRKRSRTRKQVACEICGKIFRDVYHLNRHKLSHSGEKPYSCPVCGLRFKRKDRMSYHVRSHDGSVGKPYICQSCGKGFSRPDHLNGHIKQVHTSERPHKCQVWVGSSSGLPPLEPLPSDLASWDFAQPALWRSSHSVPDTAFSLSLKKSFPAIENLSPAHSSNALFCPAPPGYLRQGWTTPEGSRAFTQWPVG; this is translated from the exons ATGGAGCGGGTCAACGACCCTTCCTGCGGCCCGTCGGGCTGCTACACCTACCAGGTGAGCAGACACAGTACGGAGATGCTGCACAACCTGAACCAGCAACGCAAAAACGGCGGGCGCTTTTGCGACGTGCTCCTACGGGTAGGCGACGAGAGCTTCCCGGCGCACCGCGCAGTACTGGCCGCCTGCAGCGAGTACTTTGAGTCTGTGTTCAGCGCCCAGTTGGGCGACGGCGGAGCTGCAGACGGTGGTCCTGCTGATGTAGGAGGCGCGGCAGCGGCTCCGGGCGGCGGGGCTGGAGGCAGCCGCGAGCTGGAGATGCACACCATCAGTTCCAAAGTGTTCGGAGACATCCTGGACTTCGCTTACACGTCCCGAATCGTTGTGCGCCTAGAGAGCTTCCCCGAGCTCATGACGGCCGCCAAGTTCCTGCTGATGAGGTCGGTCATCGAGATCTGCCAGGAAGTGATCAAACAGTCCAACGTGCAGATCCTGGTGCCCCCTGCACGGGCTGATATCATGCTCTTCCGCCCTCCTGGGACCTCCGAGTTGGGCTTCCCTTTGGACATGACCAACGGGGCAGCCTTGGCAGCAAACAGTAATGGCATTGCTGGCAGCATGCAGCCCGAGGAGGAGGCTGCCAGGGCCACAGGTGCAGCTATTGCGGGCCAAGCTTCCCTGCCTGTGTTACCTGGGGTGGACCGTTTGCCCATGGTGGCTGGACCCCTGTCGCCCCAACTGCTGACTTCTCCGTTCCCCAATGTGGCATCCAGTGCCCCTCCACTGACTGGCAAGCGAGGCCGGGGACGCCCCAGGAAGGCTAACCTGCTGGACTCCATGTTTGGGTCTCCAGGGGGCTTGAGGGAAGCAGGCATCCTTCCTTGTGGCCTGTGTGGAAAGGTGTTCACTGATGCCAACCGGCTCCGGCAACATGAGGCCCAGCACGGCGTCACTAGCCTCCAGTTGGGCTATATAGATCTTCCTCCTCCAAGGCTGGGTGAGAATGGGCTGCCCATCTCCGAGGACCCTGATGGTCCCAGAAAGAGGAGCCGGACCAGGAAGCAGGTGGCTTGTGAGATCTGTGGAAAGATCTTCCGTGACGTGTACCATCTCAACCGGCATAAGTTGTCCCACTCAGGGGAGAAGCCATACTCCTGCCCGGTGTGTGGTCTGCGGTTCAAGAGAAAAGACCGCATGTCCTACCATGTGAGGTCCCATGATGGGTCAGTGGGCAAGCCGTACATCTGCCAGAGCTGTGGGAAAGGTTTCTCCAG GCCGGATCACTTGAACGGACACATCAAGCAGGTGCACACTTCTGAGCGACCTCACAAGTGTCAG GTGTGGGTTGGGAGCAGCAGCGGCCTGCCGCCCCTGGAACCTCTTCCTAGCGACCTGGCATCATGGGACTTTGCCCAGCCTGCTTTGTGGAGGTCGTCCCATTCAGTTCCTGATACcgccttttccctctctctaaaaAAGTCCTTCCCAGCCATTGAAAACCTGAGCCCAGCACACTCCAGCAatgctctcttctgcccagccccACCGGGATACCTGAGACAGGGTTGGACAACCCCAGAGGGCAGCCGGGCCTTTACTCAGTGGCCTGTAGGCTAG